The window CAATAACTAAGCATTCTGATGGCTGGCCCTTCGACAGGCTCAGGGACCAGTATACAACATTGGGAATTAGGATTACTATGGGAAATGGTTTTCTCTTTTTGTTTTTTTAGCGTTGGGAGAATGAAAATTTACTGATTTTAAGTTTTTCTATGGCCTAGGGTTCTTTGGTTTAGTAGCTATTATTCATTAGGTAAAGGGTTTTGGAGTGAATTTGAGGCTATTTTTGCCATTAGGACATACCTGTCCCATTAAGGTAACTGGCGCTTTTTCTTTTGCTTTCTGATTTTATTAAACCAGGTGGACGGTGGACCCCGTTGGTCAAAACACGCCAGAGTATGCTTTCTACGGTTTTGCAACTTGGGCAACTCCTGGCAGGGAAGGATTTTTTTAAATAATGATAGGTCCCTTTAGCCTTTTGAGTTGCAAATCAAATACCGCTACCTTTTCACAGGCTTAACCCCTGACCATTGGGAGAATGCTTATTACCTAATCCGGGTAGAATAATTGTGGGGCTAAGGATCCATAAAAAAAGTGCCGATTTAAAAACCGGCACCTTATATATTGGAGCTACGTCTATGCTGATCCATCAGCAGTAGGCACTATAAATTTGCTTTTAAGTCTTCCCAGTTCCAGTCATTATTGATTTGAGCAATGGCATGGTGGGCCGTCATATCAAATTGACAAGGTACCACGGAGACATAATTGTTGGCGATGGCCCACTCATCATTGTCTTCTCCTTTGTCAAAATTGACGAAATTCCCTGCCATCCAAAAGTATTTCCTGCCATTGGGATCGTATCTTTCCTCAAAGTCCTCCTGCCATTTGGCCCTTGCTTGTCGACAAATTTTAATGCCTTTTAGGGCCTCATTCCTTTTAGGCGGGAAATTTACATTCAATGCTACCCCTTTAGGAATTCCATTTTCCAATACCTGTCGGGAAATCTGCGCTACATATTCCTTAACATGTGAAAAATCTGCATTGGCACTGTAATCACACAAGCTAAATCCGATGGAAGGAATTCCTTCTATGGCACCTTCTACAGCTGCAGACATGGTGCCTGAATAAAGCACACTTATGGAGGTGTTGCTTCCATGATTGATCCCACTAACTACCAAATCCGGCTGTTTGTCTTTCAAAACATAGTGCTTTGCAAGTTTTACACAATCCACAGGTGTACCACTGGATTTATAGGCAACAACATCGGTAAAAATGGTTTCTTCTGAAAGCCTTAAAGTGTTACCAATGGTGATGGCATGTCCCATGCCCGATTGAGGGCTGTCGGGAGCAACAACAATGACTTCTCCCAATTCCTTCATCACTTCTACCAACACACGAATTCCTTTGGATGTTATCCCATCATCATTGGAAACTAAAATTAAAGGTTTTGACATTAAGAATTACTTTTTAATTGATTGTAATAGGCTGTGATTCTCAAAAGATCCCCTCTCTTGTCATGCGAAAGCTTGTGTTTCCTCATGTACAACTTCATTTCGGAGGATTTGTCGTCCATAATCTCTTTGAGTAAGACACTTTTCTTTTGATTGTATTTATATATTTTCTGATCTTGAAGGAAATAAAAGTTGAAATCCAGTCTGCTAAAACCTCTGCCCATCATTGGCATTCCCCACATGGGGTTCATGTACATTCCTCTCATGGCATATGAGTTATAGCCTCGGTTGTCTGTAGTGATAAACTCTCTACAAAGCAGGGTGATGTCTTCTCCCTCAGTTAGAACCTCAAAGAAAATCGGGGTCTTATAATCTGAGTTTAACGCATAGGGAAGGCTATAGAAGGTCCTAATTCCACCATATACTTCGTCAAAAATTTCGAAATAGGTGATAGAGGCAGAGCTATAGGTTTCTACGGTATTGGTTTGCACCAACACCACATTTGCATCCAAATCATATTTTACCTTTCCTTCGGACATTTGCCCGGAGGTTAGGAAGACTTTTCCCGGGTGCCAAACTTGCGATGGGAATTCCTGCGCCATGGAAATACCGGTGATAAGGAACAAGCACAAGATTAAATTTATGGATTTTTTCATGACAGATTCTTAATTTGATTCTACACTAATAACGAAAAAAAATCATTTTGTGTTGAATGACCTGTGAAATAATATCTCCAAGATTTATTTTTTCATGATTTGATGTCCCATTTTATCTCGCTTGGTCATCAGGTACTTTTCATTGTGTGGATTGGAACTAATCTCTAAAGGAACAGTATCCACAATCTCCAAACCATACCCGGACAAGCCTACCCTTTTGGTTGGGTTGTTGGTAATCAGCTGGATTTTGCTTACGCCTAAATCTCTAAGGATTTGGGCGCCAACACCATAATCCCGCTTGTCCATAGGGAAACCAAGGGCTAAATTGGCTTGAACGGTATCCATTCCTTCCTCTTGCAATTTATAGGCTTTCAGCTTATTGATCAAACCGATGCCTCTACCTTCTTGATTCATGTACAGTACCAAACCTTTGCCATTTTCTTCTACCATCTTCATGGCTTCATGCAATTGTGGTCCACAATCACACCTGCAAGACCCAAAAATATCTCCTGTAATACAAGAGGAATGAACCCTTACCATTACCGTGTCTCCCTCTTCCCACTCGCCTTTGATTAAGGCCATATGAGTTTCATTGGTATTGGTTTGTTTGTAAGCAATTAATTTAAAATTACCGAATTCGGTAGGCATTTCCACCCCTATTTCTCGCTTAATCAAACTATCGTTCTTCAGGCGATAGGCAATTAAATCTTTTATGGATATCAGTTTTAGATCAAACTTTTTGGCGACATGTACCAAATCAGAAAGACGTGCCATGGTGCCATCTTCGTTCATGATTTCTACAAGTACTCCTGCAGGTTGTAAGCCGGCTAATCGAGCTAAATCAATGGCGGCTTCTGTATGCCCGGATCTTCTCAAAACTCCGCCTCTTTTTGCTTTTAATGGGAATATATGCCCGGGTTTGCCCAATTCATCGGGATTAATATCGGGGTCAATCAATGCTTTTATAGTCTTTGAGCGATCACTTGCAGAGATGCCAGTGGTGCAGCCATGCCCAACCAGGTCTACAGATACAGTAAAAGGGGTTTCAAACGCTGCTGTATTGGTGCCAACCATTAATTCTAGACCTAGTTCTTCACATCGGTCTTCTATTAGGGGAGCACAGATTAATCCACGGCCATGGGTGGCCATAAAATTGATGATTTCAGGAGTTACTTTTTCTGCTGCACAAATAAAATCTCCTTCATTTTCGCGATCATCATCATCTACTACAATTATGATTTCACCGTTTTTTATTGCCGCTATCGCGTCTTCTATTGGATCAAGATAAACAGTATCTTTCATTTTATTCTATATGGTCTTTGATATGTAATCACAAAATTACGATTATTTATTTACTAACCCTTTTTACAAAATATTAGTTTAATTTCTGGAAGGGATGACATTGCCCAGCTCACGATCTATTTTGGATTTTAACTGCGTAAGCTCCATATGCATGGTTAATAATTCCTCTAATTCTTCCTCTTTTGCCAATTTAATTTTTTCTTCAAGTTCATCACGCATCCTCTTTAAATAGGCACTCTTAAGCTTCAGTGAGGCTTTATAGGTGGTTTCGGGAAGATCATCAGCTTCCCTTCTAGAAAAAATTTGGTGCTTTGACTCCCAATTTTGAGAAATTTCTCTGGTAGGAGCTACCATGTCGATGACTTCTGTTTTTAATTTGGGATTTTGAATTTTTAAGAAATAATCGAACTTAGGAATGGTGCCTTCCCGCAAAGCATTTTTATAATGATTGAGCAATTCTTGATAGATAGGTGTATCAAAATTCAGGTCTTTTATTTCTTCCAACAGGTATTCACATACATGCATCTCTTCAGAAACCATCTCAAAGCCATAGTTAATTAATATTCTTATTAGTTCCCTTTCTTCCTTTATGGATCTAGGTCCTGTCTTCTTTGTTTCTTCGGCCGGCGAACCGGGAAGTAGCTGTTCGATAGGGCTCGATTCAGGCTCATTCTGAAATTTTGAAGGACTTTTCTTTTGCTGGTTTTTGAGTAATTGGCGATTAAGTTCAGTAAGTAAAATGTCTTCCTCCATACCCAAAAGTCTGGCCGATTCTTTAGCATATACGGATCGTATAATCGGATCAGGAACCTTTGAAATACTTAAGACTACCTGTCGAATGGCTTCTGCTTTTTTTATGGGGTCGTCTGCCGCTCCTTTGGTGAATAAGTCAATTTTAAAATGAATAAAATCTTTTTCTTCAGCTTCAAGAAACTTTTGGAAACCCTCTTTCCCGGCTTTTCGGGAAAAGCTATCCGGATCTTCATTGGGAGGGAATACCACGGCCTTTACGTTCAGACCGCCTTCCAATAACATGTCTATACCTCTCAAAGATGCATTGATGCCTGCATCATCTCCATCATATAATACCGTGACTTGATCAGTAAATCGTTTGATCAGCTTTATTTGGTTCTCAGTAAGAGAAGTGCCGGATGAAGCAACTACATTTTCCACCCCCGCCAAATGCATAGAGATTACATCGGTATAGCCTTCAACGAGGTAGCAGTTTTCTTTCTGTCGGATGGCTTGTTTGGCCTGGTAGATACCATAAAGGACGTCACTCTTGTGGTAGATGGCCGTTTCCGGAGAGTTGATGTATTTGGGCTGCTTTTTGTCCTGAGTCATGATCCTCGCTCCAAAAGCAATAGGCTTTCCACTCAGGTTATGAATAGGAAACATCACCCGACCTCTAAACCTGTCATAGTAGTTGCCGGGCTTGTTTTCACGTTCAAGGATTAGCCCTGCCTTTAAAAGGTTGGTTTCTTCGAAGCCTGATGTTCTCGCTTTGTTTAACAAATGATCCCAACCATCAAGGGAATAGCCCAGCTCAAATTTTTCTATGGTGGCCATGTCAAAGCCACGTTCTTTTAAATAACTTAACCCAATGGATTTTCCTTCTCCGGATTGTAGATTTTCATGAAAAAAGGTCTTGGCAAAATTTAGTGCAATGTAAAGGCTTTCTTTTTCATTGTATGCTTGAATATCTACAGGGTCTAAATTCTTGTCCTCCTCTATTTCGATACCATACTTTGTTGCCAGATGCTTGATGGCTTCAGGAAAGCCCAGCCCTTCAATGTCCATGATAAACTGAATGGGGTCTCCGGCTTTACCACACCCAAAGCATTTGTAAATCTGTTTGGCAGGAGAAACAGAAAAAGAAGGGGACTTTTCTTGGTGAAAAGGGCAACAGGCCCAGAGGTTTTGTCCTTTTCTTTTCAGGGTGACATAGTCATTGACCACTTCTTCAATGTCTACCCGTTCTCTTACCTTGTCCGTTGTTTGATTAGATATGGCCATAGTTTTTTATCGAGGTGTAAAGATAAGCTTTATGAACGAGAATTCTTTGGACAGCGTCCTTCCAAAATTAGAAACTATTTTGACCTTTTAATAGTTGAGAAAGTAAGTGAAACTTGCGATAAAGGGTTAAAATATCTTAAATATACCGCAATACAGGCACTTGCTGAAACGCTAAACTTTGGCTTGATACAAAAGCTGGTTATCTTCATGACAAAATGAAATTCTAGGAAGGGCATATATTTAGTCACCGAAGTGCTTTCTTTGAAAGCATACGAAAGAAGGGCGAGCAGTTTTTCGAGAAAAGTAAGTTTAGCAAGAGCAAATCCCGCCATAA of the Cyclobacterium marinum DSM 745 genome contains:
- a CDS encoding bifunctional 3,4-dihydroxy-2-butanone-4-phosphate synthase/GTP cyclohydrolase II, encoding MKDTVYLDPIEDAIAAIKNGEIIIVVDDDDRENEGDFICAAEKVTPEIINFMATHGRGLICAPLIEDRCEELGLELMVGTNTAAFETPFTVSVDLVGHGCTTGISASDRSKTIKALIDPDINPDELGKPGHIFPLKAKRGGVLRRSGHTEAAIDLARLAGLQPAGVLVEIMNEDGTMARLSDLVHVAKKFDLKLISIKDLIAYRLKNDSLIKREIGVEMPTEFGNFKLIAYKQTNTNETHMALIKGEWEEGDTVMVRVHSSCITGDIFGSCRCDCGPQLHEAMKMVEENGKGLVLYMNQEGRGIGLINKLKAYKLQEEGMDTVQANLALGFPMDKRDYGVGAQILRDLGVSKIQLITNNPTKRVGLSGYGLEIVDTVPLEISSNPHNEKYLMTKRDKMGHQIMKK
- the surE gene encoding 5'/3'-nucleotidase SurE: MSKPLILVSNDDGITSKGIRVLVEVMKELGEVIVVAPDSPQSGMGHAITIGNTLRLSEETIFTDVVAYKSSGTPVDCVKLAKHYVLKDKQPDLVVSGINHGSNTSISVLYSGTMSAAVEGAIEGIPSIGFSLCDYSANADFSHVKEYVAQISRQVLENGIPKGVALNVNFPPKRNEALKGIKICRQARAKWQEDFEERYDPNGRKYFWMAGNFVNFDKGEDNDEWAIANNYVSVVPCQFDMTAHHAIAQINNDWNWEDLKANL
- the dnaG gene encoding DNA primase yields the protein MAISNQTTDKVRERVDIEEVVNDYVTLKRKGQNLWACCPFHQEKSPSFSVSPAKQIYKCFGCGKAGDPIQFIMDIEGLGFPEAIKHLATKYGIEIEEDKNLDPVDIQAYNEKESLYIALNFAKTFFHENLQSGEGKSIGLSYLKERGFDMATIEKFELGYSLDGWDHLLNKARTSGFEETNLLKAGLILERENKPGNYYDRFRGRVMFPIHNLSGKPIAFGARIMTQDKKQPKYINSPETAIYHKSDVLYGIYQAKQAIRQKENCYLVEGYTDVISMHLAGVENVVASSGTSLTENQIKLIKRFTDQVTVLYDGDDAGINASLRGIDMLLEGGLNVKAVVFPPNEDPDSFSRKAGKEGFQKFLEAEEKDFIHFKIDLFTKGAADDPIKKAEAIRQVVLSISKVPDPIIRSVYAKESARLLGMEEDILLTELNRQLLKNQQKKSPSKFQNEPESSPIEQLLPGSPAEETKKTGPRSIKEERELIRILINYGFEMVSEEMHVCEYLLEEIKDLNFDTPIYQELLNHYKNALREGTIPKFDYFLKIQNPKLKTEVIDMVAPTREISQNWESKHQIFSRREADDLPETTYKASLKLKSAYLKRMRDELEEKIKLAKEEELEELLTMHMELTQLKSKIDRELGNVIPSRN